A genomic window from Microbacterium sp. ET2 includes:
- a CDS encoding RNA polymerase sigma factor: protein MTEQTDAALVARAAGGSELAFRSLYRAYVQPVYWIAHGLLHDVSDAEDVTQETFLVAWRKLPSLDLVGDSLLPWLVTVCRLQAANRMRRQRRDRTHEVHGDLDETLPSTIDVEQQVLDADLVERILAEVEALGELDREIFRLCAAEGYGYQAAADRLGVSHGVVRNRLSRIRTRVRSALKEST from the coding sequence GTGACCGAGCAGACGGATGCGGCGCTCGTCGCGCGGGCCGCGGGCGGGAGCGAACTCGCCTTCCGGTCGCTCTACCGCGCGTACGTGCAGCCGGTGTACTGGATCGCTCACGGGCTGCTCCACGACGTCTCGGACGCCGAGGACGTCACCCAGGAGACCTTCCTCGTCGCATGGCGGAAACTGCCGTCGCTCGACCTCGTGGGCGACTCTCTGCTTCCGTGGCTGGTCACCGTCTGCCGACTGCAGGCGGCGAACCGGATGCGGCGGCAGCGCCGGGACCGCACGCACGAGGTGCACGGCGACCTCGACGAGACGCTCCCCTCGACCATCGACGTCGAACAACAGGTCCTCGATGCCGATCTGGTCGAGCGGATCCTCGCGGAGGTCGAAGCGCTCGGTGAGCTCGACCGCGAGATCTTCCGGCTCTGCGCCGCGGAAGGATACGGGTACCAGGCTGCCGCAGACCGGCTCGGCGTATCCCACGGCGTCGTCCGCAACCGTCTCTCCCGCATCCGCACACGAGTGCGGTCCGCCCTGAAGGAGAGCACATGA
- a CDS encoding NAD(P)H-dependent glycerol-3-phosphate dehydrogenase has protein sequence MSRRQDADRPRVAVVGAGSWGTTFGKILADGGANVMMWARRPELAHEINEAKRNSQYLPGINLPRAMMATPHLSEALEGAEQIFLSVPSQALRENLKAVRPLISAGDAPVVSLMKGVERRTGLRMSQVIQQELHCDPARIAVASGPNLALEIAREQPTAAVISSLSQETADAVARRARNGYFRSFVNTDVIGTEFGGVLKNLIAVAIGIVDGVGYGENTKASIITRGLVEMTDFAVAQGAHPETLQGLAGLGDLIATCQSPLSRNNTAGRLLGQGYSFQDMVKQMEQTAEGLASVAPILQLAREADVDMPIVEQVKRVLDGTMDPREIAPHLTTDDDDEPQGERTRNGQARGGGAVWRSIQRALDQLRYGGGSAAGDRP, from the coding sequence TTGAGCCGTAGGCAGGACGCCGATCGTCCGCGGGTCGCGGTCGTGGGGGCCGGGAGCTGGGGCACCACGTTCGGGAAGATCCTCGCCGACGGCGGCGCGAACGTCATGATGTGGGCTCGGCGACCGGAGCTGGCCCACGAGATCAACGAGGCCAAGCGCAACAGCCAGTACCTGCCGGGCATCAACCTGCCGCGTGCGATGATGGCGACTCCGCACCTCTCCGAGGCGCTGGAGGGGGCCGAGCAGATCTTCCTGTCGGTGCCGAGCCAGGCGCTGCGTGAGAACCTCAAAGCGGTACGGCCGCTGATCTCGGCCGGTGACGCGCCCGTGGTCTCGCTCATGAAGGGTGTCGAGCGGCGCACGGGGCTGCGGATGAGCCAGGTGATCCAGCAGGAGCTGCACTGCGACCCCGCCCGTATCGCCGTCGCATCCGGACCCAATCTGGCCCTGGAGATCGCCCGCGAGCAGCCGACGGCCGCCGTGATCTCCTCGCTGAGCCAGGAGACCGCCGACGCCGTCGCGCGGCGTGCGCGCAACGGCTACTTCCGGTCCTTCGTGAACACCGACGTCATCGGCACCGAGTTCGGCGGGGTGCTGAAGAACCTGATCGCGGTGGCGATCGGGATCGTCGACGGCGTCGGGTACGGCGAGAACACGAAGGCGTCGATCATCACCCGCGGCCTCGTGGAGATGACCGACTTCGCCGTCGCACAGGGCGCACACCCCGAGACGCTGCAGGGATTGGCGGGCCTCGGCGACCTCATCGCCACGTGCCAGTCGCCGCTCAGTCGCAACAACACCGCCGGGCGACTGCTGGGTCAGGGGTACAGCTTCCAGGACATGGTGAAGCAGATGGAGCAGACTGCGGAGGGGCTGGCCTCGGTCGCGCCCATCCTCCAGCTCGCCCGTGAAGCCGATGTCGACATGCCGATCGTGGAACAGGTCAAGCGGGTGCTCGACGGCACGATGGACCCCCGCGAGATCGCACCGCACCTGACGACCGATGACGATGACGAACCCCAAGGGGAGAGGACCAGGAATGGACAAGCCCGCGGTGGTGGTGCTGTTTGGCGGTCGATCCAGCGAGCACTCGATCAGCTCCGCTACGGCGGGGGGAGTGCTGCGGGCGATCGACCGTGA
- a CDS encoding D-alanine--D-alanine ligase family protein: MDKPAVVVLFGGRSSEHSISSATAGGVLRAIDRDRYRVIPVGITRSGAFVLEVDDPDRFALDAERLPEVIDNGTRVLWPEAGGDRRLRVRRSDDTVDDLGGVDVVLPILHGVHGEDGTVQGFLDTLDLPYAGGGVLDSALCMDKHFMKIVLQSAGIPVAPWATVTPARWEREEQAVRGEAAALGYPVFVKPARAGSSVGVSKVRDDAELESALRKAFAEDDKVLVEVAIVGREIEVAILEGRRGAAPRASLPGEIVLTTREFYDFEGKYLGGDGAEVVCPAALTDEEIRAVQDLGVRAFEAVGGRGLARVDFFLAADGLYVNELNTMPGFTPISMFPKCWIASGMTYPELIGELVDTARERR, encoded by the coding sequence ATGGACAAGCCCGCGGTGGTGGTGCTGTTTGGCGGTCGATCCAGCGAGCACTCGATCAGCTCCGCTACGGCGGGGGGAGTGCTGCGGGCGATCGACCGTGATCGCTACCGGGTGATCCCGGTCGGAATCACCCGATCGGGAGCGTTCGTGCTCGAGGTCGACGACCCCGATCGTTTCGCCCTGGATGCCGAGCGTCTGCCCGAGGTCATCGACAACGGCACGCGCGTCCTGTGGCCTGAGGCCGGCGGCGACCGACGGCTCCGGGTGCGACGCTCCGACGACACCGTCGACGACCTCGGCGGCGTCGACGTCGTCCTGCCGATCCTGCACGGCGTCCACGGCGAGGACGGCACGGTGCAGGGTTTCCTCGACACGCTCGACCTGCCCTATGCGGGGGGTGGGGTGCTGGACTCGGCGCTGTGCATGGACAAGCACTTCATGAAGATCGTGCTGCAGTCCGCGGGAATCCCGGTGGCGCCGTGGGCGACCGTGACCCCCGCTCGGTGGGAGCGGGAGGAGCAGGCGGTGCGCGGGGAGGCTGCGGCGCTGGGCTATCCCGTCTTCGTCAAGCCCGCGCGGGCGGGTTCGAGCGTCGGCGTGTCGAAGGTCAGGGATGATGCGGAGCTCGAGTCCGCGCTGCGGAAGGCCTTCGCCGAGGACGACAAGGTGCTCGTCGAGGTCGCCATCGTCGGACGCGAGATCGAAGTGGCGATCCTCGAGGGGCGTCGCGGTGCGGCGCCGCGCGCCTCGCTGCCTGGCGAGATCGTGCTCACCACGCGAGAGTTCTACGACTTCGAGGGCAAGTACCTCGGCGGTGACGGGGCCGAGGTGGTGTGCCCCGCCGCACTGACGGACGAGGAGATCCGTGCCGTCCAGGACCTCGGAGTGCGGGCTTTCGAGGCGGTCGGCGGACGCGGGCTCGCGCGGGTGGACTTCTTCCTCGCCGCGGACGGCCTGTACGTCAACGAGCTGAACACGATGCCGGGGTTCACGCCGATCTCGATGTTCCCCAAGTGCTGGATCGCCTCCGGGATGACCTACCCCGAACTCATCGGCGAGCTCGTCGACACCGCGCGCGAACGCCGCTGA
- the murA gene encoding UDP-N-acetylglucosamine 1-carboxyvinyltransferase — translation MKTLLSDAGSPTGEHEIAVTEATGEVLSIRGGRPLRGRVDVKGAKNLATKAMVAALLGDSVSVLRDVPDISDVKVVRSLLEAHGVRVDDGEEPGTLHFDPREAVSAHMEEIDAHAGASRIPILFCGPLLHLLGQAFIPDLGGCRIGDRPINFHLDALRNFGAVVEKLPSGIRLSAPDGLHGANIELPYPSVGATEQVLLTAVRARGITELRNAAIEPEIMDLIAVLQKMGAIISYEPNRVILIEGVPNLSGYDHRCIFDRNEAASWACAALATDGDIFVSGARQQEMLTFLNVFRKAGGSFDVREDGIRFRRGEALRPVMVETDVHPGFMTDWQQPLIVALTQAEGQSVVHETVYENRLGFTAALNKMGADIQVHPQGLDMPGRRVPRRALEQAAVINGPTPLRGADVVVPDLRGGYSYVIAALAAEGESTVRNVGIIRRGYEKFFAKLDALGADFRVIG, via the coding sequence ATGAAGACCCTTCTCAGCGATGCGGGATCCCCCACGGGGGAGCATGAGATCGCCGTGACCGAAGCGACCGGAGAGGTCCTCAGCATCCGCGGCGGACGACCGCTGCGGGGCCGGGTCGACGTCAAGGGGGCCAAGAACCTCGCCACCAAGGCGATGGTCGCCGCCCTCCTCGGTGACAGTGTGAGCGTCCTGCGTGACGTGCCCGACATCAGCGACGTGAAGGTCGTCCGTTCGCTCCTGGAGGCGCACGGCGTCCGAGTGGATGACGGCGAGGAGCCCGGCACCCTGCATTTCGACCCCCGCGAAGCGGTGTCCGCGCACATGGAGGAGATCGACGCCCACGCCGGCGCGTCGCGCATCCCGATCCTCTTCTGCGGTCCACTCCTGCACCTGCTGGGACAGGCGTTCATCCCCGACCTCGGCGGATGCCGCATCGGAGATCGGCCGATCAACTTCCACCTCGACGCGCTTCGCAATTTCGGCGCGGTCGTGGAGAAGCTGCCGAGCGGAATCCGTCTGTCAGCCCCCGACGGGCTGCACGGGGCCAACATCGAGCTGCCGTACCCGAGTGTCGGTGCGACGGAGCAGGTGCTCCTCACAGCCGTCCGCGCACGCGGCATCACAGAGCTGCGCAACGCCGCGATCGAGCCGGAGATCATGGATCTCATCGCGGTGCTGCAGAAGATGGGCGCGATCATCTCCTACGAGCCCAACCGCGTCATCCTGATCGAAGGGGTCCCGAACCTCAGCGGCTACGACCACCGGTGCATCTTCGACCGCAACGAGGCCGCTTCGTGGGCGTGTGCGGCCCTCGCCACCGACGGCGACATCTTCGTCTCCGGTGCTCGTCAGCAGGAGATGCTCACGTTCCTCAACGTCTTCCGCAAGGCGGGAGGGTCCTTCGACGTCCGTGAGGACGGCATCCGGTTCCGCCGGGGCGAGGCCCTCCGGCCCGTGATGGTCGAGACGGACGTTCACCCGGGGTTCATGACGGACTGGCAGCAGCCGCTCATCGTCGCCCTCACGCAGGCCGAGGGGCAGTCCGTCGTCCACGAGACGGTGTACGAGAACCGGTTGGGGTTCACCGCGGCGCTGAACAAGATGGGCGCCGACATCCAGGTGCACCCGCAGGGACTGGACATGCCGGGTCGCCGCGTCCCCCGCCGCGCCCTCGAGCAGGCCGCCGTCATCAACGGTCCCACTCCGCTGCGCGGTGCCGACGTCGTGGTGCCCGACCTTCGCGGCGGATACAGCTACGTGATCGCGGCCCTGGCGGCGGAAGGCGAATCGACGGTCCGCAACGTCGGGATCATCCGACGCGGCTACGAGAAGTTCTTCGCCAAGCTCGACGCCCTCGGCGCCGACTTCCGCGTCATCGGGTGA
- a CDS encoding TerC/Alx family metal homeostasis membrane protein, translating to MTYEIPTWFAITALVVLSLILLADLLIILKRPHIPSMKEATLWVVFYVTLALVFAVVLLLVTGSGDAMGEFVAGWLTEYSLSVDNLFVFVLLMSQFSVPRRYQQEVLMVGIIIALILRAIFIMLGAVLIENLSWIFYVFGLFLVYTAWRQAFPGKHDDDAQAETGIVRFLRRFIDISDGYDGSKLRTVIDGRKIFTPMILVFVAIGFTDLVFAIDSIPAIFGITQSPFIVFTANLFALMGLRQLYFLLGGLLDRLKYLHYGIAFILAFIGVKLFLHALHENELPFINGGEHVEWAPDISTWVSLGVIIAAMTVATVASLIAARREGEPVTTADAADRPGADLPDGSGRTPAEAAAAAVAEEKGPHAGAEGSATGDDGR from the coding sequence ATGACCTATGAGATTCCGACGTGGTTCGCGATCACCGCGCTGGTGGTGCTGTCGCTGATTCTCCTCGCGGATCTGCTCATCATCCTCAAGCGCCCTCACATCCCCTCGATGAAGGAGGCGACGCTCTGGGTGGTGTTCTACGTCACCCTCGCGCTGGTCTTCGCCGTCGTGCTGCTGCTGGTCACCGGCTCGGGCGATGCGATGGGGGAGTTCGTCGCCGGATGGCTGACGGAGTACAGCCTCTCCGTCGACAATCTGTTCGTCTTCGTCCTGCTGATGAGTCAGTTCTCGGTGCCGCGCCGATATCAGCAGGAGGTGCTGATGGTGGGCATCATCATCGCGCTGATCCTGCGAGCCATCTTCATCATGCTCGGCGCCGTGCTGATCGAGAACCTCAGCTGGATCTTCTACGTCTTCGGTCTGTTCCTGGTGTACACCGCGTGGCGGCAGGCCTTCCCGGGCAAGCACGATGACGATGCGCAGGCCGAAACGGGCATCGTGCGATTCCTCCGTCGCTTCATCGACATCAGTGACGGCTACGACGGCTCGAAGCTGCGCACCGTCATCGACGGCAGGAAGATCTTCACGCCGATGATCCTCGTCTTCGTCGCGATCGGCTTCACCGACCTCGTGTTCGCGATCGACTCGATCCCGGCGATCTTCGGCATCACGCAGAGCCCGTTCATCGTGTTCACCGCGAACCTGTTCGCCCTGATGGGGCTGCGCCAGCTCTATTTCCTGCTCGGTGGTCTGCTGGACCGCTTGAAGTACCTGCACTACGGCATCGCCTTCATCCTCGCCTTCATCGGCGTGAAGCTGTTCCTCCACGCCCTGCATGAGAACGAGCTGCCCTTCATCAACGGCGGCGAGCACGTCGAGTGGGCACCGGACATCTCGACGTGGGTGTCGCTGGGCGTGATCATCGCGGCGATGACGGTCGCAACCGTCGCCAGTCTGATCGCCGCCCGACGCGAGGGCGAACCGGTCACCACGGCGGATGCTGCGGACCGGCCGGGCGCCGACCTCCCCGACGGCTCGGGACGCACCCCGGCCGAAGCCGCCGCCGCGGCGGTGGCCGAGGAGAAAGGCCCCCACGCCGGTGCGGAGGGGTCAGCGACCGGGGATGACGGACGGTAA
- the leuC gene encoding 3-isopropylmalate dehydratase large subunit, whose product MSTSEIDTSAAGTVTIPDRPRTLAEKVWEDHVVVKGNNGEPDLIYIDLHLVHEVTSPQAFDGLRAEGRPVRRLDLTIATEDHNTPTIDIDKPIADLTSRTQIDTLRRNAAEFGVRLHPLGDKEQGIVHVVGPQLGLTMPGITVVCGDSHTSTHGAFGAMAFGIGTSEVEHVLATQTLPLKPFKTMAITVEGELKPGVTAKDIILAVIAKIGTNGGQGYVLEYRGSAIRSLSMEGRMTICNMSIEAGARAGMVAPDETTFAYVKDKPHAPQGQDWEEAVEYWRTLPSDEGAVYDAEVFLDADALEPFVTWGTNPGQGVSLSDVVPSPDDFADPNERAAAERALEYMALEPGTPLKDVPVDAVFMGSCTNSRIEDLRAFASIVKGRKKADGVRVMVVPGSARVRLEAEAEGLDTIFTEFGAEWRFAGCSMCLGMNPDQLAPGERCASTSNRNFEGRQGKGGRTHLVSPLVAAATAVRGTLSSPSDLADADGASGSPSIDSLTGAEA is encoded by the coding sequence ATGAGCACGTCAGAAATCGATACGTCCGCCGCCGGTACCGTCACGATCCCCGATCGGCCCCGTACCCTCGCCGAGAAGGTGTGGGAAGACCACGTCGTGGTCAAGGGCAACAACGGCGAGCCGGACCTCATCTACATCGACCTGCACCTGGTGCACGAGGTCACGAGCCCGCAGGCCTTCGACGGTCTCCGCGCCGAGGGACGCCCCGTGCGGCGGCTGGACCTGACGATCGCGACGGAGGACCACAACACTCCGACGATCGACATCGACAAGCCGATCGCCGATCTCACCAGCCGCACGCAGATCGACACCCTGCGCCGCAACGCGGCGGAGTTCGGCGTGAGGCTTCACCCGCTCGGCGACAAGGAGCAGGGGATCGTCCACGTCGTGGGACCCCAGCTCGGGCTGACGATGCCCGGGATCACGGTCGTGTGCGGCGACTCCCACACCTCCACCCATGGCGCCTTCGGGGCGATGGCCTTCGGGATCGGCACGAGCGAGGTCGAGCATGTCCTGGCCACCCAGACCCTGCCGCTGAAGCCCTTCAAGACCATGGCGATCACCGTGGAGGGTGAGCTGAAGCCCGGGGTGACGGCGAAGGACATCATCCTCGCGGTCATCGCCAAGATCGGCACGAACGGCGGCCAGGGCTACGTGCTGGAGTACCGCGGGTCGGCGATCCGTTCGCTGTCGATGGAGGGGCGGATGACGATCTGCAACATGTCCATCGAGGCGGGAGCGCGCGCGGGGATGGTCGCTCCGGACGAGACGACCTTCGCGTACGTCAAGGACAAGCCTCACGCTCCGCAGGGGCAGGACTGGGAGGAGGCCGTCGAGTACTGGCGCACGCTCCCCAGCGACGAGGGCGCGGTCTACGACGCCGAGGTGTTCCTCGACGCCGACGCGCTCGAGCCGTTCGTGACCTGGGGTACCAACCCCGGCCAGGGGGTTTCGCTCTCGGACGTCGTACCCTCGCCCGACGACTTCGCCGACCCGAACGAGCGCGCCGCGGCCGAGCGCGCGCTGGAATACATGGCGCTCGAGCCCGGCACGCCGCTGAAGGACGTGCCGGTCGATGCGGTCTTCATGGGATCGTGCACGAACAGTCGCATCGAGGACCTCCGAGCCTTCGCGTCGATCGTGAAGGGACGGAAGAAGGCTGACGGTGTGCGGGTGATGGTGGTGCCGGGCTCGGCCCGCGTACGTCTGGAGGCCGAAGCCGAAGGGCTGGACACGATCTTCACCGAGTTCGGCGCCGAGTGGCGCTTCGCGGGATGCTCGATGTGCCTGGGGATGAACCCCGATCAGCTGGCTCCCGGAGAACGCTGCGCCTCGACGTCGAATCGAAACTTCGAGGGTCGTCAGGGCAAGGGTGGACGAACCCACCTCGTCTCACCGCTCGTCGCCGCAGCCACCGCCGTGCGCGGAACGCTCTCCAGCCCGAGCGATCTCGCCGACGCCGACGGCGCGTCCGGCTCGCCGAGCATCGACAGCCTGACCGGGGCGGAGGCCTGA
- a CDS encoding DUF4349 domain-containing protein — MNTTERAPLPDLSDERIDRIETGLFAGIEADRRTRRRRRRTGWISAGAAAAVIVVAAAIAPAVGGIVSPMSSNESAVTPAGGDAVTLPLDQRATSAESGAADDLGTAEGGASAVEAPAGRDIITTASASIVVDDVPAAAGEVGDAATAIGGYVQSQSIGQSGTPIPIEPGTGGPDVSYPSPYAGESGWVTVRIPAQELSGFVSGLAGIGEITQSSIDRQDVTEQTVDLRARVEATQASVDRLEELLAQAGDLGDLIAAESALAERQATLESYQQQLESLEGQVELSTVSVSLSPRVEQVTADPAGFTDGLLAGWNGLIATLNGIVIAFGFLIPWLVVLGVVGLIVWGVIRLRRARRERAAGDRSTGEQAAPDA, encoded by the coding sequence ATGAACACCACCGAGCGCGCACCGCTTCCCGACCTCAGCGACGAACGGATCGACCGCATCGAGACGGGCCTGTTCGCCGGCATCGAGGCCGACCGCCGCACGCGTCGGCGCCGCCGGCGCACCGGCTGGATCAGCGCCGGTGCTGCGGCAGCGGTGATCGTCGTGGCGGCCGCCATCGCCCCCGCCGTCGGGGGGATCGTCTCCCCCATGTCGTCGAACGAGTCCGCCGTCACGCCCGCCGGCGGTGACGCCGTCACGCTGCCGCTCGACCAGCGCGCCACCTCTGCCGAGAGCGGCGCTGCCGACGACCTCGGAACCGCCGAGGGCGGCGCATCCGCGGTGGAGGCGCCGGCGGGTCGGGACATCATCACGACGGCGTCGGCGAGCATCGTCGTCGACGACGTACCGGCCGCCGCAGGAGAGGTCGGCGACGCGGCCACGGCGATCGGCGGATACGTGCAGTCGCAGTCGATCGGTCAGAGCGGCACGCCGATCCCGATCGAGCCGGGTACCGGCGGACCGGACGTGTCGTATCCGTCACCCTACGCAGGCGAGTCCGGGTGGGTGACCGTGCGCATCCCGGCGCAAGAACTGTCGGGTTTCGTCTCGGGGCTGGCGGGGATCGGCGAGATCACGCAGTCCTCGATCGATCGCCAGGATGTCACGGAACAGACCGTCGACCTCCGCGCCCGCGTCGAAGCGACGCAGGCATCCGTCGATCGGCTGGAAGAGCTCCTGGCGCAGGCGGGCGACCTCGGCGACCTCATCGCCGCGGAGAGCGCGCTCGCTGAACGCCAGGCGACCCTGGAGTCCTACCAGCAGCAGCTGGAGTCGCTCGAGGGCCAGGTGGAGCTGTCGACGGTGTCGGTGTCGCTGTCACCGCGTGTGGAGCAGGTCACGGCCGACCCCGCCGGTTTCACCGACGGTCTTCTCGCCGGATGGAACGGCCTCATCGCCACACTCAACGGCATCGTCATCGCTTTCGGATTCCTCATCCCCTGGCTCGTCGTCCTCGGCGTCGTGGGGCTGATCGTGTGGGGCGTGATCCGGCTCCGTCGGGCGCGACGCGAGCGCGCGGCGGGCGACCGGTCGACCGGCGAGCAAGCAGCTCCCGACGCCTGA
- a CDS encoding lysophospholipid acyltransferase family protein: MSAPSPQAPGSGADEKRRPSVFWLLAAVIVPAMGLLARVEVEGGENLPRHGAYVLAPNHCSEIDPLVVAVAVWRRGRAPRFMAKESLFRVPVLGAVLRATGMVPVARSSSAGGARQTIEGSRMLVEHGRGVIVYPEGSLTRDPDMWPMRGKTGAVRLALAGDIPLIPVAHWGAQEILPRYGKLRLWPLRRRVRVVFGEPIDLSAYSATQTQPSTLVAATDVLMGRISELLSNLRGLPAPAERWNPSAHGQKETGRLEP, from the coding sequence GTGAGCGCTCCTAGCCCGCAGGCCCCGGGATCCGGCGCCGACGAGAAACGACGTCCGAGCGTCTTCTGGCTGCTCGCCGCCGTCATCGTCCCCGCGATGGGACTGCTCGCCCGCGTCGAGGTCGAGGGCGGTGAGAACCTTCCGCGCCACGGCGCGTATGTGCTCGCCCCCAACCACTGCAGTGAGATCGATCCACTGGTCGTCGCGGTAGCCGTGTGGCGCAGGGGACGGGCCCCGCGGTTCATGGCCAAGGAGAGCCTGTTCCGGGTTCCGGTACTCGGCGCCGTTCTGCGGGCGACCGGAATGGTGCCCGTCGCCCGGTCCTCATCGGCCGGCGGAGCGCGTCAGACGATCGAGGGTTCCCGGATGCTCGTCGAGCACGGCAGAGGCGTGATCGTGTATCCGGAGGGCTCCCTCACCCGCGACCCCGACATGTGGCCGATGCGGGGGAAGACCGGTGCCGTGCGCCTGGCGCTGGCCGGCGACATCCCGCTCATCCCGGTCGCCCACTGGGGAGCGCAGGAGATCCTCCCGAGGTACGGCAAGCTCCGGCTCTGGCCGCTCCGCCGCCGTGTGCGCGTGGTCTTCGGCGAGCCGATCGACCTCTCCGCCTACTCCGCCACCCAGACGCAGCCGTCGACCCTCGTCGCGGCGACCGACGTGCTGATGGGGCGGATCTCCGAGCTGCTCTCGAACCTGCGGGGTCTGCCCGCACCCGCGGAGAGATGGAACCCGTCCGCGCACGGGCAGAAGGAGACGGGGCGTCTTGAGCCGTAG
- the leuD gene encoding 3-isopropylmalate dehydratase small subunit: MEKFTTHTGVVAPLKRSAVDTDQIIPAVYLKRVTKTGFEDALFANWRQDPDFVLNQPVFQGASILVAGPDFGTGSSREHAVWALRDFGFSVILSPKFADIFRGNAGKQGLLTAAISEDDLHRIWNAVDAQPGLTMTVDLVERVALLGDPAAGGAAPLQVPFEIDDYTRWRLLEGFDDIGLTLRSADQIAQFEARREAWRPRTLPVR; encoded by the coding sequence ATGGAGAAGTTCACCACCCACACCGGCGTCGTCGCGCCGCTGAAGCGCTCCGCCGTCGACACCGACCAGATCATCCCCGCGGTCTATCTCAAGCGCGTCACCAAGACCGGCTTCGAAGACGCCCTCTTCGCCAACTGGCGGCAGGACCCCGACTTCGTGCTGAATCAGCCGGTCTTCCAGGGAGCGTCGATCCTGGTCGCAGGGCCCGACTTCGGCACCGGCTCCAGCCGCGAGCACGCCGTGTGGGCGCTGCGCGACTTCGGGTTCTCGGTGATCCTCAGTCCGAAATTCGCCGACATCTTCCGCGGCAACGCCGGCAAGCAGGGGCTGCTGACCGCAGCGATCTCCGAGGACGACCTGCACCGCATCTGGAACGCGGTCGACGCGCAGCCAGGGCTGACGATGACGGTCGACCTCGTCGAGCGTGTCGCGCTCCTCGGCGACCCCGCAGCAGGCGGCGCCGCGCCCCTCCAGGTGCCTTTCGAGATCGACGATTACACTAGGTGGCGGCTTCTCGAGGGGTTCGATGACATCGGGCTCACGCTGCGCAGCGCAGATCAGATCGCGCAGTTCGAGGCCCGCCGGGAGGCGTGGCGCCCACGGACACTCCCCGTCCGGTAA